GTAGGTTCACGGCGAAATCACAGTCGAATACAACAGCACCTATCTCTGGATCATCATTCAAAAACTGGACGTAGTCTTCGTAGTAGTCCGGGCCGAGGTCTGGCTATAAAAGAAGTTCTAATTCTAAATAAGgttcaacattatttttcatgCAACTTAAGTGcataatttttaaaagagttttcaGTTGGCTAGCATTCAATGATCCTTTTTTGACAATTATTCAAccaagaaatgaaaaaaagagaGTAACAGTGAGAAAGTCTATAGCTCTcttattttgctatttgattAAAGCATAACAGTGCATTAAAATCCGACTATTTTCAACTAAAATGGTGCTTCATATCTAGcgttatgatattatttttaaatgatgtagaAAGATCTTACCCCCTCTTTACATTCAAATCCGTATTACTTGATCGTTTTGACAGTTTCTGCACAGGAAACACTGaacacttttttattgaaattcacTGATTTCAAGTATTCAGCTATTGCTATGGAGGGTATAGTGAGGTTctcctgaaaataaaaaatatgttttacacaAAGCACTTTATAATACTTcgtattcagttttttttctgtagctGGCAGtactatatatgtatgtacagaTTGGCGTTTGTATTACATTcttactgttttgtttttgtaagcaTTTTAACATATCAAATTCTGATTACGCGCGAGCAGCTTTAACCCTCCTCAAATTTTATAATGAGATGAGAGACGAAAGactctaaaaacaataattcccAATTACGTAAAATAGACACTCTATATATCAATAGAAACCTCATATTTACTTGTAACACTACGGGGATTAAAATGATAGTGTTTTGTCTTTATTATCGCACAATATCTGTTGTTAAGAGGTAATTATTGTATCTactaaacattttcatttatcaaCCGCAgctaatgtaataaaactaatCTTATCCAGGATACCATTCAGTTGTAAACTGTTTAAAATGACGACACATATGCACCTCTATTTATCATTAAACATTATGCAATAATATATAAGAGGTTTTCCTTATAACCCGATTGCGTCAGAGACAGGGTAATGATATATCACACAAATAATCATTCGATGAAAACAGAATTTagatattactagctgacccagaaaTTATTActtgttgtatttttgtaatgcgacattatataaaaataaaaaccgttcaaaaaataaaataatttttttagtgtgagcaatccttatcacttaggggtatgaaaaatatatgttgttctattctcagacctacccaatatgtatacaaaatttcataaaaatcggtcgaaccgtttcggaggagtacggtacctaatatcgtgacacgggaattttatatattagaagaagaagatgaagTATGAATCACTCagattttaactttaaatgtcATCATCACTCCAAATTAGCATTAAGTGATACTAACTCTTGTATTGTGTACAAAATTATCATGTTACTTCGGAAcgataattatacttattacattttatctATTAGCATATCTGACTTGagttatgtaaacaaatatttttaaaacggtAGAGATTTTTGTCGACTCATGATGAACTTCTTATTCTAAAATCTTCCTATACATATTTCTTCAGAGGATGTTAAGTAAGTACTTTTTTCCTCATTCAAATACTAAAGACAAATTAGAAGgagaatggaaaaaatatttaatttcttcaacATGAGTTCTTTGGCGAAGACTTAGAATAAGCTTTTTAGGTCACAAAAATATCTGAGGGTCTAACACTATGTCTTTAAAAAGTTCTTCGCTATAAAGCGAGACGCACAATGCACGGTACCAATACTTCTTCTATACccgcaatattattttaagacgtgacATTAGGCCATTTACAAAAATCAAACCCGCAGTTACCCCTTAAACGAATAAGGTGCGATGAGACTTCTTACGGAAGGTTGTTAATTTGCTTCCtcaagaaaattatataaagcGGTAAAGCAGAAAGGAGAACAGACAAATCTTAGGAATTATACGTTTATTAGCTGCCCCAGTGTTTACGGGACGGGCAGAACTCCAAGTGGTTATGGATTGGCGAGACGCCATAGTTCAGTGCGGTATTAAGTTTATGGTTTAGCATTCTACGTAACGAGTCCAGTTATGTAGATGCGTCTTGAGACAAATGTCTTGACTGAGATTACTGAAGGAACTGTTATTCTGCTAGCTATAGTGGCTTCTCTAAATTTGATATGAACTTGAAGGATAGGTTTAGTTAGTTTTTGAGGATACTGGATGGTCCTGCCACTACcttttatataaatgttgttGCATTTGTTTAAACAAGACAACCCGTTATATCATGAAGCGATCTGTCTAGCTTCCTAACCTGCTACGTTATTTCTATAAGAATTGTTGAAAAGTATACCAACCACAAccgtcgagtggttgaggtcaccatacCAAAACcaatgagcgcgacgtgtcgcaaattgatccgcgaatgcttgtcctaagtcctAGTCTTTGTCCAAGtggtttgtaattttttcaacATTTGACACatggattataattattgttgcaggagtgtttttttaaacgataacaaaatgcttaagatcTGAAATAAGGTCTTACAAAAAACCCTcccacttttatttaaaatacaagtcAAGATCTATTTCGATTCtaagatttttgataaatttatgaaatatttcgaGTCTCTTGGCAGAACCGCATGCATTCTAAGGAAAACACTTCCTAGTCATCCACGTTCGAGAGGTGGGCAGAAGTCCAAGTGGTAACAGTACTATGGATTGGCGACAGCCCAGATGTTATGATGTATGACTGTCTTCATTTTCCAACATAACCAAATAGGGAGTCACCAAATTTTATGACGCAACGAATATGTTAGTCGTACATACTTTGGtagttataaaatcaaaaaagaataaaaagagtttttgatgatgattttaataaatctagtGGAATTAAAGTTGAAGTCATTCATAGGATTAAAAGTGACAAACCTACGTAAGCTGATCGCATTGTCACGTTATGGGGATAACGTGGCATAAAATTTGGAAAGAATGACTTTATGCATCAAATtttctacaaaacatttttcttgCATTCAGACTGACattgtgtaaaattaaatatagtttaaaatataataggaGTTTCCAATACAGATCACTCTTGGCTTCTGGCATTTATCCAAACATTTATTAGCttcattaacatatttattgtattatttagtaCTTACATATCCATTCTCGATTTCAGCTTCTTTAAAGCGTTCTTCGTAATTTTCTTTGCTACGAAGACTGTTGTTTGAAGCAAAGTTGACTGTCTTTCCATGTTTTTTCATAAGACTGAAGAATTTGCCAACGTTCGGGTATGCTTTCTTGGCCCATATCACTCCTAGGAAACAGaagacattttgttttcatttttaataatgctaattataataatatgacgtgctggtattttgaaaaaaaaacttgtctcaattcacactttttatttctttaaagacATAATACGTATAATATATTAGACTTTGATTAGATTACAATATTCTTTAGAATACACCATAGAATCATAGGAACTGAGCAGAATggaaatgaagaaaaattaacatttctatttcATCTTATAAGGAATTCGATCAAATCAGAATCAAAACTAAAGAGAGGATTTTAAAATGGGAATTGTTTAACGAATAATTGAATAGTTAACAATGCTATAAAGACAAAAGGATTTATGTACCAGATCGTTTTACGTACTAGAGTCCCATAGAGATAGAGTGATAAATTAGCGCATGACTCTTGCACCACACATGATGCAATAATGGCAACGACgcatttaaatatagaacataCACGTGCTCTAGAGTCTCGTGATAACATGATTTTATAGAATGATCAGTAACGTGCGTCAAATGTCAGTCGCGGTTGCCATAGCAACGCGTGTCACCAAACATAACTtgtgctataaaaatattgacgtGCAATATTCAATATGGTGAACTAATCAATGATTTTAAATGGTTTGATACACcaatatattttgaatgtttacaCTAATTTGTAGttacgcaataaataataattgtactaACGAAATTCAATATTGTAACAagcttatataatttataatgagaaaattattgaaaataggTAATTGCTTTCATTCGTGTATATGATTAACCAATAATCATGTTCCTACATTTTACTGAATGAGTAGTTTGTTATGTGGTTAACTTCAAAGGATATTTTAAAAGTCTCCATATTTTTACACTCCGTAAATGTATTGTAGATGACAGGTTACAATCACGTGACTTAACGAAACGAATagtcattttcatttataaagatttaaaaattaacgatTACATAGTCAACTAAACAAAgactttataaaaacattttagtgGCTTTGAAGAGCCACTTTAGtagatataaaattgaaaaaaaaaaacacaaaagacTTATCCAATTTCAGGAGCAAGGCTGTGTTCAATGCTTAAAATCATCTATggtataaggaaaaaaaaaaacactagaaAAGCAATTCAAAAAAATTGGCCCATACAATTATGAACGGAAAATTTTAATGGCTaactaaattcaaaacaataacatacatGTTTGaatccttaaaattaaaaatttaaatttcatacatCCTACTACtcattagatattaaaaatattttagatactGTGTAAAATTGCATAAGATATGAGTGAtagacatgtttattttaaaccccAGATTATTCGTGTAATGATAATCCATTGTTTCTCAAGCATTTTGAGGTTATGCTAAGCGATACAATCTtgcatacaaaacaaactaaaactaataaactaaaTTCGTGACATAAAAGTCAGGTACATATTAAGGGCATAAGGGTAATTTTAGTATCTACTGTATGTTCACCTTTAGTGTTTGTTAAATTTCACATAAATTTGAACTCTGATCTCATTAGACATTAGGTGTATAATCAATATCGCGATACTACAAATCTTTGCTGTTGCTATGAGAATGGGACTCACAATGGAGTTTGCTGCCATAAACCGGtcttagtataaaaaaaatacaattacattTACAAACAGCCAAATAGCAATTActctaatattaaattaataactaaattagggatttaaaaatcgaacacaaaaacaaaacaattaaaatgattgaaataGTTACGTACCATCGCAATCCGAGAACACATGATCGAAAGAATCAAGAAACGCCTTAAATCCTTCCGCATTTAACTCCAATAGGTTCACAGGTGTTGAATTCATATTGATAAACGATTTTATTATCGATAAGTGGTTGTGAGTGTTTATCGATGTTTCGTACACGTGCGTTCATAACCTCGCCGCGGATGGTACTGCGCTTGCGTCAGGCGTtccgaatatgtttgacgtttcgCTGTGTGCGTTTCCGTTGGCAAGTCTGGGATGTGTGGTTCAATGTTGGCGATCATAAAATACAGTTGTtcgagtttaattttatattcttaatatttttacacatatCTATAAAGTAATacgttaatttttattatgatccTAAATGTAGGTTTTTATTGGTAGTAAAACAGCAATGGCCTctaatttaacatttacattatacagtaaaagcaaattaaaatcaaaagccAAGAAAACCCAAAAAAGAATAGTTAAAGAACTAcatattacaaacataaaacactaaaaagaaacaaactcaaAACCACTCCACTAAACAAgcaacaaaactaaatatttaaattatagtacCTTACGGGTTAATTCCGATACCTAGGTGAGAAACGAATAAATTTCCTAGGCTAGTCGGCTGCCTTAACACTCCCAGGGGTGCGACTAAAGTTTCACGGGTTATAAATCTACTCGCCCCTGCTTGAAAGGTTGTTCACCCCTGGAACGATTGATCGGTAAAGTATTTGAGTTTGTGATTCGGCTCTCTGATTGGCTAATTAAGTGTCAAGGGAATATCTTGTAGGTTATGTTTTGGTAATTACGCAAGGATTCCATTAAgttcttattttctttatgcGGTTTAGTAACAACATTTTTTGAGATACATTTGGTCaggttttcttaataatatcaaatattctTATATATTGTTCAgcaatacaacataattcaacttaaaatgatattttttgtcacaCTCTACCGACAATTTACTTTGTACATCATTACACAATTTTGattaaaggaaacaaaaaagtTCCATAAAAATCATAGCTAACTTCattgagtaaattaaaaagaagtaatATATTCTTGACGATAAACTATTGAATTATAATCTGACGTTTGACATAACAATACAATGGAAACGCGCCCATCGTTATCGATCAGATGTCCATGACGCGAATCCGAccttggttttaatttttaaaacaactcaCTGGTGTTCTAATTAATTCCGTTATTTTGATTATAGTTTTCTACGTGCTGTAATTTACTTTCAAGTTGTGAAATTACTTTGCATTATTCGTTTCAAAGTAGTATTGATTGGTATAgtagtagatattatttatttattagataacgattttatttatattttttgaattattggaattttaaaatttatatatctTCCAtcgtacgatttttttttttaattaagacattaatattattcaaagctAACCaattttacataacataacaatGAAGTAGCattcacttaaaaaaatctgtatcaactaacaataaaagaaacaaaggtTTTAAGCAATTGAGATCAACCAAAGAAGAATCCTTGATATACAAAGCAATTGGTtcagaaataattataactagctgacccggcaaacgttgtttttcttATCAATAACTTTTAGGGaattaatattcattcatatgcaaataaaaaatttagTGGTCACTtaaggtatgaaaaataaataatgatcgATTTCAGGACTACTAAATATGcattaaaaactcataaaaatctGTCGAGCCGTTATTGTTCCATATAAAGTGTCTAGGAATTGACTTTTCAGAAGAATTTCATAGATATTTTAAGGTACTTAAGCTGGGTAATCGAAATAGACCTACAAACTGGGTATGAAATAAAACTGGATACATTTTgcagatattaataaaaatatagaggGTTGTGCAGGCTTATTATTTGAGGTTCAATCAATTTTGACATGCTTAGGAATATTAGCGACTAAT
This genomic stretch from Trichoplusia ni isolate ovarian cell line Hi5 chromosome 25, tn1, whole genome shotgun sequence harbors:
- the LOC113505415 gene encoding LOW QUALITY PROTEIN: phosphoglycolate phosphatase 2-like (The sequence of the model RefSeq protein was modified relative to this genomic sequence to represent the inferred CDS: substituted 1 base at 1 genomic stop codon), which gives rise to MNSTPVNLLELNAEGFKAFLDSFDHVFSDCDGVIWAKKAYPNVGKFFSLMKKHGKTVNFASNNSLRSKENYEERFKEAEIENGYENLTIPSIAIAEYLKSVNFNKKVFSVSCAETVKTIKXYGFECKEGPDLGPDYYEDYVQFLNDDPEIGAVVFDCDFAVNLPKLTKAITYLNRPEVLFLCGATDRHVYYSSGVKNIGTGVFTDLAAEESNRKPIVLGKPGKGFGECVMKRAGVTDPSRVLFIGDMIEQDIGLGRACGFKTLLILTNASVDTMLAHKTIRPDFYAESLGSIVPLLEK